Genomic DNA from Acidimicrobiales bacterium:
GTACCGGTTTCCGACTACCTGCTGAACTCGGCCTACTTCCCGTGGTTCGCGCCGTCGACCCTCACCCGCCCGTCGGTGCTGCAACGGTTCGACCTCAACTCGGCGGGCACGTTCTATTACTTCTGCCTGGCTTTCTTGGTGCTTGCACTCCTGGCAGGGTGGAACTATCGCCGGGGTCGACCCGGCAGGGTGAGCGTTGCCGTTCGAGACAACACGAGGGGAGCCGCCAGTTTCGGTGTCGATCCGGTGCGTGCGAAGCTCACTGCTTTTGCCGTTGCAGGCGCCATGGCCGGGGTGGCGGGCGGTCTCTACGCAATCGGTCTCCGTGGGATCGGGTTCTCCGGCTACAACCCGGAGAACAGCCTCCAGGTGTTCACCATGGTCGTCATCGGCGGTCTGGGGAGCCTCACCGGTGGACTGCTCGGGGCGTTCTACGTCGAGGGAGCGCAATTCTTTCTCAAAGGAGCGGCCCAGTTGCTCGCGACTGGCGGCGGACTTCTGCTCGTCGTCCAGCTGTTCCCCGCCGGCTTGGCCGGGGGCATTCTGTACCGAGGCCGAGACGCGTTGCTTCGGATGGTCGCTTCGCGCCGAGGTTTGTCAGTGCCGAGCCTCAAAGAGGAGCAAGCCTTCGCCGAGAGCGCTGAAGAAGGCACCGTGGAAATGCCGGCGCTGGACGGTCTGCCTCCACCGGGTCTTCTCACGCTTTCGGGTGTCGATGCTTCGTACGGTCAAGTGCAAGTCCTCTTCGGCGTCGAGCTGAACGTTCCCGAGGGACAGATCGTCGGTCTGTTAGGAACGAACGGCGCGGGCAAGTCGACCGTTCTGCGGGTCGTGTCGGGACTGCTGAAAACCAAACGCGGCAGCGTCCGCTTCGCAGGCACCGATCTGTCCAAGCTTGATCCGATCGACAGAGTGCGGCGCGGCGTCGTAACGGTCCCGGGCGGGCGAGGGGTGTTCCCTTCGCTGACCGTCGCCGAGAACCTTCGGCTTGGGTCCTGGTTGATCAGGAGAGACCACGAAGCCGTGGACTCCACGACCACTTTGATACTCGGGCTGTTCCCCGCACTGCGGGACAGGCTCAACGTCCCGGCCGGAATGCTGTCAGGTGGCGAGCAGCAGATGTTGACCATCGCCCAGTCGCTGTACTGCAAACCCAAGCTGCTCATGATCGACGAAATGTCTCTCGGCCTGGCCCCGACGATCGTCTCCCAGCTCCTCGACGTCGTCCAGTCGTTAGCCGACAGGGGAGTGACGGTGGTGATGGTCGAGCAGTCGCTAAACCTTGCGAGTTCGATTGCAGGCACCGCGGTATTCATGGAGCGCGGTCAGGTTCGTTTCAGCGGCGAGACTACCGAGCTCTCCAATCGGCCGGAGCTGGTTCGCGCGGTCTTCCTCCAGGGCAGTTCCGAAACAAGGCGGACGTCGGACCGGTCGACGCCCGGAGAGGCTCGCGTCCCCGATGCCGGCCCCGCTTTCGCGGCTGTGGACCTCTCTCGGCGATTCGGCGGGGTGGTCGCCTTGGACGGGGTCAGCTTCGAGGCGTATCCCGGCGAGATCCTGGGCATCATCGGCGCGAACGGCGCCGGCAAGACCACTCTGTTCGACATTTGCTCCGGTTTCCTGCGCCCGACTGACGGACGTGTGCTTCTGCGCGGATGGGACGTCACCTCGATGCCGGCCCATACGAGGGCCGAACTCGGTCTCGGACGAGTTTTCCAGGACGCCGCTCTCTTCGCTTCGCTTACGGTCACCGAGACGCTGGCAGTCGCCTGCGAGCGCCACCTTGAGGTTCGTGACCCGTTCCTAAGTGTGCTTCGGACCGGATCGGTCGCGCGGTCGGAGGAGGGGGTCTCCGCCAAGGTCGACGAACTGATACGAACGTTCGGTCTCGAGCGATACCGCGATGCCTTCGTGAGAGAGCTGTCAACTGGAACCAGGAGGGTCGTCGAGCTTGCGTGCGCAGTCGCCCACGATCCTTCCGTGCTATTGCTCGATGAGCCGACTTCCGGGATCGCTCAGCGCGAGAGCGAGGCGTTGGGCCAGCTGATACTGGACCTTCGTGAGCGCACCGGCGCGACGTTCGTGATCATCGAGCACGATGTGCCGCTGGTTTCATCGATCGCCGACCGGCTGATCTGCCTGCACCTCGGAGCGTCGATCGCAGAAGGGGCGCCGATGAGCGTCATCGAGGATCCCGCAGTCGTCGAGGCGTATCTGGGTGTCGACCCGAGGGCGATCGCGAGGTCGGGACGCAGCCGGCAGCGGACTCCGCGAAAGTCCGCGGAGAAGCGGACCGCCAACACGACTACTCGAGCCGCGTCGCGGAACGGCAACATTCGTGACGGGTCGGCGGCGCCACCCGGCAAGGCCCGGGCAAGGACTGAACGAGGAGGGAACAGCCGATGACGGCACCCCTAGGGGGAGGACAGATGTCCCAGGCCGAGTTCGATGCGATGATGCGCCGGTGGCTGCTGAAGGTCGGCGCCCGTTACGTTCCCGTCGCGGTCATCGGGCTGGCCATCGGCCTGATCATCGCCTTTGTACCGACCACCCAGCCCAACAGCGCAGGAGGAGGATTTCAAGCAGGAGCTGCCGGGCAGCAACCGAGCGGGGCACCGGCCCCCACCGGCGCCGCGGCGAATCCACAGCCCTCCGGTGCCCAAGGGGCAACCCCCCCGGCGTCGGCGGCCGGAGCGGCCAGCGCGACCGGGGCGGCCTCTGTCGGGCCGTCCAGTTCGTCGAATTCAACGGGTATCACACCACCGGCGGCATCAGGCGTTTCTCGCACGGGGGTCACCTGCGGATCCGGAGCGCGTCAATTCAGCTGGTCTCGCTACGCACCGCTGTGCGTTCCTGCGTACCACGGCAACAACGGCGGCGCGACCGCCCCAGGCGTGACGGCATCCACGATCACCTTGACGTACCGCCTCGCCAACTCGGCCCAGCAGTCGGCCATCAACGCACTCGCGGGCGCCGCCAATGTCAATCAGGACGACTACGTGGCGGACCTGCAGGCATACATCGCCTACTTCAACAAGCAGTTCGAGCTGTACGGGCGTCAGGTGGTCCTCAAGACCTACCAGGGCCAGGGTGATTACATCGAAGAGGACCAGGGACAGGGTCTGGCAGCCACCCAGTCTGATGCCGTCACCGCCCACGACATGGGAGCGTTCGGCGACGTCACCTTCACGCTCCAGGCTTCCCAGCCTTACGAAGAGGACCTGGCCGCCGAGCGCGTGATCGGGTTCTCATCGGTTGGCCTTTCCCAGCAGTGGTTCGATCAGCATGCTCCCTACGAGTACTCGGTTCAGGGACCCTCCGGAACCAATGCGGTGACGGGCGGGGCGGCCGTGGTATGCCGCAGGCTGGCCGGACTGCCCGCGGTGTTCAGCAGTGACACTCTGTACCAGCACACCACACGCAAGTTCGGGATCATTTACCCGCAGACACCGGTGTACACGGCCGAAGCCAACCTCTACAAGCAGCTGTTGTCCAGCGGGTGTGGGGTGCAGGTTTCCAGCAACGACACCATCGGATACACCATTAACGTCGCCGAGTACGAGCAGGAAGCAACCACCGCTATGGCCAAACTCAAAGCGGATGGAGTCACAACCGTCCTCTGTTCGTGCGACCCGATCGTGCCGATCTTCCTTACCAGCGCGGCATCTCAGCAGCAGTATTTCCCCGAGTGGCTCACCGCAGATTTCGGTGACCCTATCGCCCGGGAGTACACCCAGAGCGAGTGGCAGGACACCATCGTCGGAGGCTTCCAGTTCCCACCCCTACCAACCATCGAAGCGTTCAAGGCCTACCAGCTCGGGTATCCCGGTCAACATCCTGCAGAGTGGTCGCCGAGCTCCCCGCCGTACTTCTACGTGCCGTATTACACGCTGCTTCAGGTGTTCGACGCCCTTCAGGCCGCTGGTCCTGATCTCACCCCAGCGACCTTCGAGCGGGGAATGTTTTCGCTACCGCCCTCGCTACCCGGTGATGTCATCGCCGGGCAGTGGAACTTTGGAAACGGAGTGTTCGACCCGGAGGCTTCGTTCGAAATCGCTAAATGGAACCCGAATGCCGTGAGCGCATTCGACAACACGAAAGGCGCCTACACATGGTGCAACGGCGGCCAGACCTATCTGATATCGGACCCATCCGCCCTAGGCGGACCCGGTCAACAGCTGCAGTGTCCGGGATAGCCTCCGATTCGCCGGCGTCACGCGCGGCGACCGCGTCGGCACCGAGGAACGACGTGCGGACGCTGTGCGACGCGTCGAGGATGTTCTTCCGGCAACGTTCTCCGATCGCCATCGCCGTCGTGCTGGTCGCTGCGGTCGCCGGACGGATCTACGTGGGGGAGTACAGCTGGTGGGACCTTCTGCCGCCGGCCATCGTGGTCGCTGTCCAACCCCTCACCGAATGGCTCATCCATGTGTTCCTGCTTCACTTCCGGCCGCGATCGGTCGGCGGTTACAAGTTTGATCCGCTCGTGTCGCGCAAGCACCGCGCCCATCACGCCGATCCGAAGGATCTTCGGCTGGTGTTCATTCCTGACCAGCCTCTCGTCGGATTGCTCGCCGGCACGGCAGCGGTCTTCCTGATCCCGTTCTCCCTTCCGGTCGGACTGTCGGGTCTGATCGGGGCGTACGCGATGACCCTCACTTACGAGTGGACCCACTTTCTGATTCATTCCTCCTACCGACCGCGCCACAAGGTGTACCGGTACGTATGGCGGGCCCACCGCAACCATCACTACCGGAACGAGCGGTATTGGTTCGGTGTGACCATGCACCTGGCGGATCACATTCTCGGGACCTTCCCGGATAAGAGCTCTGTCGAGCTGTCGCCCACCGCTCGAACCCTCGGCATGGAGTCATAGATAGCAATCGCCGCGGCAGAAAAGCACGCTACCGGGACAGCTCAGGAGTCACTATCCGGTAGTTGACCGTGCCGTCGGCAACCAGCCGTCCGTCGGCGGCGCGGCAGATCTCAACGTCGCAGAAGAGAACCTCGCGATCGACATGCACCACCCGCCCGTGCCCGACCAGGTCTCCCCGCGGAGCGGGGTCGAGTACCCGGGCCTGCAGTCCCGGAGTGGATGCCTTGAATCGGCCGGGCCCGGTCTTCGCCCAGGCCGACATCGCGCCAGTGGTGTCGAGGAGCGCGAGGAGCGCCCCCTCGTGGATTTCGCCGTCGGGAGTGGTGTTCGCCTCCGCCTCGGGCATGACGATCCGGGACAACCCGTCAGCCATGTGCTCCGCGCTGATCCCGAGCGCGGCATGAAACGGGATGGACGCGATGAACGGGCCCATCGGCCCCTTATCGTTCCCCGCGGCGAAGCCCGCCACGACCGGCGCAGGTAGGGGCTCGGCGCCGAAGCGGCCTCGCACCGTCAACAGTCCCTTCGCGATCGGTTTGCCGCCGTCGCCGGCAACTTCCACCTCGACGTGGGCGAGCTCCTTGCCCTTGCGCAGCAGTGTCGCGGTTCCGGTTATCCCCTCTCCCAAAGCCGCCGACAGATATCCGATCTGAAGCGCGCTGGTGTGCCAGGGGCCGCTCTCTGGCCCGAGCGAAGCGCGGGCCAGGCAACCGGCCGAGCTCACGATCATCGACCCGGCGACGCCGCCGTGAAGCGCGGTGTCCCCGTTGGACAGCTCTTCCTTGAAACCGAGCGACAGCCGCGCCTGCTCTGCGGACAGCTCTGTGATGGTCAGGCCGAGGAGCTTGGCGAACGGCGCATCCTCGATCCAGCGGCTAACCCAATCACTCCCGCTCATCGTGGGCGAAGGCCGTCCAGGACGAGCGACACCACGAAATCCGCGACGACTCGGGCCTCCAGCCCGTCGTCGGTGCTGAGGCGACGATGAGCCAGTTGCCCGACGAGCGCGGCCAGGCTGAACGCGACCATGCGAGGCGGCGCGGAGATGATTGCCCCCCGCTTCTGGGCGACCTTGATCATCTCCTCTATATCGCTGACGAACCGCTCGTAGATGCCGAAGAGATGCTTCTCGAATCGGTCACTGAGAGCGTAGGAATCGCGGAACAG
This window encodes:
- a CDS encoding ATP-binding cassette domain-containing protein, which encodes MDQHTLARLTAASTTALTSARRWAVGVAIFALACVVAGAVLPNGLPFGVVLLGLVLGGLSSLTAVGLVILYRSARIINFAQAEIGGLAASVAVVMVTGWHLTYFLALPVGLLAALATGTIVDLTVIRTLFKAPRLIVTVATIGLAQVIGAAELALPTAFGHLKPLTTFNTPFTFKFNVGPILFNGNHVVAMLVIPAVLGGLALFFSRTSFGIAIRGAADSNDRAVLLGIPVRRLSTMTWVLAAGLSGVASMLSAPILGPQLGVLAGPDALLAPLTAAVVARMESLTVALAASLAIGVFQQAVFWSYARSTTVDVALFVVVLVALLLQRDRIRRADDRDLGGYVALQEVRPIPSVLGRLPEVRIGRGLLAGLVVLAAVLVPFGVSDSKLTLMAYVAIYGILAVSLVVLTGWSGQISLGQFAFAGIGAGTTASLFVNSHADLFAALFAAAVTGALAAVIIGIPALRLPGLFLAVTTLAFAVPVSDYLLNSAYFPWFAPSTLTRPSVLQRFDLNSAGTFYYFCLAFLVLALLAGWNYRRGRPGRVSVAVRDNTRGAASFGVDPVRAKLTAFAVAGAMAGVAGGLYAIGLRGIGFSGYNPENSLQVFTMVVIGGLGSLTGGLLGAFYVEGAQFFLKGAAQLLATGGGLLLVVQLFPAGLAGGILYRGRDALLRMVASRRGLSVPSLKEEQAFAESAEEGTVEMPALDGLPPPGLLTLSGVDASYGQVQVLFGVELNVPEGQIVGLLGTNGAGKSTVLRVVSGLLKTKRGSVRFAGTDLSKLDPIDRVRRGVVTVPGGRGVFPSLTVAENLRLGSWLIRRDHEAVDSTTTLILGLFPALRDRLNVPAGMLSGGEQQMLTIAQSLYCKPKLLMIDEMSLGLAPTIVSQLLDVVQSLADRGVTVVMVEQSLNLASSIAGTAVFMERGQVRFSGETTELSNRPELVRAVFLQGSSETRRTSDRSTPGEARVPDAGPAFAAVDLSRRFGGVVALDGVSFEAYPGEILGIIGANGAGKTTLFDICSGFLRPTDGRVLLRGWDVTSMPAHTRAELGLGRVFQDAALFASLTVTETLAVACERHLEVRDPFLSVLRTGSVARSEEGVSAKVDELIRTFGLERYRDAFVRELSTGTRRVVELACAVAHDPSVLLLDEPTSGIAQRESEALGQLILDLRERTGATFVIIEHDVPLVSSIADRLICLHLGASIAEGAPMSVIEDPAVVEAYLGVDPRAIARSGRSRQRTPRKSAEKRTANTTTRAASRNGNIRDGSAAPPGKARARTERGGNSR
- a CDS encoding PaaI family thioesterase; its protein translation is MSGSDWVSRWIEDAPFAKLLGLTITELSAEQARLSLGFKEELSNGDTALHGGVAGSMIVSSAGCLARASLGPESGPWHTSALQIGYLSAALGEGITGTATLLRKGKELAHVEVEVAGDGGKPIAKGLLTVRGRFGAEPLPAPVVAGFAAGNDKGPMGPFIASIPFHAALGISAEHMADGLSRIVMPEAEANTTPDGEIHEGALLALLDTTGAMSAWAKTGPGRFKASTPGLQARVLDPAPRGDLVGHGRVVHVDREVLFCDVEICRAADGRLVADGTVNYRIVTPELSR
- a CDS encoding sterol desaturase family protein; the protein is MSGIASDSPASRAATASAPRNDVRTLCDASRMFFRQRSPIAIAVVLVAAVAGRIYVGEYSWWDLLPPAIVVAVQPLTEWLIHVFLLHFRPRSVGGYKFDPLVSRKHRAHHADPKDLRLVFIPDQPLVGLLAGTAAVFLIPFSLPVGLSGLIGAYAMTLTYEWTHFLIHSSYRPRHKVYRYVWRAHRNHHYRNERYWFGVTMHLADHILGTFPDKSSVELSPTARTLGMES